One genomic region from Biomphalaria glabrata chromosome 7, xgBioGlab47.1, whole genome shotgun sequence encodes:
- the LOC106080207 gene encoding NXPE family member 1-like, whose product MLKSSVCIKTRIQWLAVISFFLVFLVFFSLNQTSGTLWASLNNKAVSYNDRETSSIKVTTGTQWRQVSLADAIKSFSDQTMDACNNTCDRSDNSSDCSTFTKEDWSTRLTAEDFIVRPFLKDGMYIYEFEKEYLSYPPLEDMKQLPDLNLSTITVFGSINDTVHCDIGDVIRGRVDLVDSYGHSRHRGGDEVRMWLVSKSKKQFRTSGHVTDLNNGSYLITGHCLWPGNIQINVAVVYPREYIRTVIHQAQLSASRFIYGNFIRNTTQEATICWSLPNIIGRSCVCNLTYLTGQPFYCGQPVDARLTCKDWAATSAAPLIQPINVTMQERNLILKIPTRHILERAVPHSIQVLAKERGQLPKLKSCSQTSLKVTWNLTTPGGFWDPNMNWMSLHCERPGMSSPWAMSCLKNTTILIIGDSNAVRLFRALSQITHCTGLSSSLWPKAGTCRNKDANIILSFTPHELPLYQHSSWTPKLNYKGVAEQISATPSVGKYIIIVHYYLHATPSHLSVVHSRIKSLAEAIRHLARRNPDVLFAFRGPHVTSFDWDINHTIGGDSLGTLYLQLIQETFQDLRDKIVYLDGWGMTIALENAEFHPTDRVPQEMIRTLLSFRCNETGYVPR is encoded by the exons GAGCGGAACACTTTGGGCATCTTTGAACAATAAGGCTGTGTCGTACAACGATCGAGAAACGAGTTCTATTAAGGTTACAACTGGGACACAATGGCGTCAGGTCAGTTTGGCGGATGCTATAAAGTCTTTCTCTGACCAGACGATGGACGCCTGCAATAACACCTGTGACAGAAGTGACAACTCTTCTGATTGTTCTACTTTCACCAAGGAAGACTGGAGCACGCGCCTTACTGCTGAAGACTTTATTGTGAGACCTTTTCTGAAAGATGGAATGTATATTTATGAGTTTGAAAAAGAATACTTGAGTTATCCCCCGTTGGAAGATATGAAGCAGTTACCGGACTTGAATTTATCAACAATCACAGTGTTTGGAAGTATTAACGACACGGTCCATTGTGACATTGGTGACGTCATTAGAGGACGCGTGGACCTGGTGGACAGCTACGGCCACTCCAGACACAGAGGAGGAGACGAGGTGAGAATGTGGTTGGTCAGCAAGTCAAAGAAACAGTTCAGAACTTCGGGTCACGTAACAGATTTGAACAACGGCAGTTACCTGATAACTGGACACTGCCTTTGGCCAGGTAACATCCAG ATCAATGTAGCAGTTGTGTATCCACGAGAGTACATCAGGACAGTCATACATCAAGCTCAACTGTCAGCTTCAAGATTTATTTATGGAAACTTCATCAGGAACACTACACAAGAA GCTACAATCTGTTGGAGTTTGCCAAATATTATTGGAAGGTCCTGTGTCTGCAACTTGACATATCTTACTGGTCAGCCTTTCTATTGCGGCCAACCAGTTGATGCCAG actTACGTGCAAGGACTGGGCTGCTACCTCAGCAGCGCCCTTGATACAACCTATAAACGTGACGATGCAAGAGAGGAACCTGATTCTAAAGATACCAACTCG ACACATTTTGGAGCGTGCTGTTCCACATAGTATACAAGTGTTGGCCAAGGAGAGAG GTCAACTTCCTAAACTTAAATCTTGCTCGCAGACCTCATTAAAAGTTACCTGGAATCTTACAACACCAGGTGGATTCTGGGATCCAAATATGAACTGGATGTCTCTGCACTGTGAGAGACCTGGAATGTCTTCTCCCTGGGCGATGAGCTGTCTCAAGAACACTACTATATTAATTATTGGAGACTCCAATGCTGTGAGACTGTTTAGGGCACTCAGTCAAATTACACACTGCACAGGGCTATCATCATCTCTATGGCCCAAGGCTGGAACTTGTAGGAACAAAGACGCAAACATTATCCTATCCTTTACACCACACGAGTTACCACTATATCAGCATTCTTCCTGGACCCCAAAACTAAATTACAAGGGCGTTGCCGAACAGATTTCAGCTACACCGTCTGTTGGTAAATACATCATCATTGTTCACTACTATCTACATGCGACACCATCGCATCTCAGCGTCGTCCATTCAAGAATCAAATCTTTGGCTGAAGCAATAAGACACCTTGCACGCAGAAACCCGGATGTACTTTTTGCTTTCCGGGGTCCTCACGTGACTTCATTCGACTGGGACATAAATCACACAATAGGAGGAGACAGTTTGGGTACATTGTACTTACAGCTTATACAAGAAACCTTCCAGGACCTTAGAGATAAAATAGTTTATCTTGATGGCTGGGGAATGACAATAGCTCTAGAGAATGCTGAATTTCACCCCACTGACAGAGTGCCACAGGAAATGATAAGGACTTTGCTGTCATTTAGATGTAATGAAACAGGATATGTACcaagataa